CAAAATATAAGGAAGAAGTTTATCAAGCTATGAAAGATGTAGAACAAGGTAAGAATTTGAGCAAGTCTTATCATAGTGCTAGAGAAATGATAGAGGATATTTTGAAAGATGAAGATGAATAAGTATAATTTAAAATATACAAATAGGTTTTCTAAAGATTTAAAATTAATAAAAAAGCGTGGGTATAATCTAAAATTACTTGAAAAAGTAGTTGAAATATTGATTAATCGTGAAAAATTGTCTGTAAAAAATAAAGATTATGCTTTAAAAAATAAATATTTAGGGTATCGTGAGTGCTGTATAACATCTGATTGGTTGTTAGTATATAAAATAAAAGGTGAGGAATTAATATTTCTAACAACGAAAACAAAAACTCCGAGCAGTTTATTTTAATAAAAAATTTGGAATCACAATTATTAATTTAGCTGTGATTTTTTCTAAAAATTATTTTTTATAAATCAAAAAAATCAAACAGTATCGTTTTGGTAGACTTTTTCATTTCAAGGCAAGGTATTTTTTTTAACGAACGCTATAAGGCTGTTACACGGATATACGAGCGAATAACAAAAGGGCCTTACTCAAAAAATAAGGCCCAAATTTAAAATCTATTTTTAGAAAACACATCACTATTTTCTTAATTTTATTTTATAACTTTAAATGTAATAAATTTTATTTAAATTTTTCTTTAAAAAAGGCATTTTGAATCTTATTGAATAACTCTTCTTTTTCCTTAAAATCTATATTTTCATTATTAAAGAACGATATAATAGATGATTCTAAATTACTGGAATCTTTATTTATACCGTATAATATGTATTCAGGTGAAACATTATATAAATTAGATAACTTAATTAAACTCTCACTATTTATTTTCCTCTCGTTATTTTCATATCGTGAAATAGCACCAGCAGATGATTTTATTTTTCTAGCCACTTCTTCCAAAGAAAATTTATACTTTTCTCTCAAACTCTTTAATCTTTTTCCTACATTTTCCATAGTAATTCTCCTTTAAAATCAATAAATTTTACCATAAAATTGATATTTTATCAATTTAATTGAAATAATAATGATAAATTTTATTTTTATGGTACAATTATTTTACTAATTACCAAATAAATAAAAGATATAAAATTTGAATAAAATCTTGACAATTACTCTTTAAAATATTAAAATTAAAGTGTAATAGTAAAGGTAGTGATAATTATGTTAAAAATTACAAATGATAAATTAAATAATTTTTTTGAAAATAGTACTATAATAACAGTTAAGAAAGCAGAAAAAATTGGTATAAAAAGACAGACACTTTCTAATTTATGTAAAAAAGGGATTTTAGAGAGAGTAAAGCAAGGGGTTTATCAGAAAAGTGATACAATTACAGATGAATTTATGAAAATACAAAAAAATAATAATGTGATTTTTTCAAACACAACCGCTCTATACTTTCATAATTTAACTGATAGAGTGCCAAATACGATTTCAATAACAGTTCCACAAGGTTACAATGTTTTACATATTACGAAAAAATTTGAAAATTTG
This genomic stretch from Leptotrichia sp. oral taxon 218 harbors:
- a CDS encoding type II toxin-antitoxin system YafQ family toxin — translated: MNKYNLKYTNRFSKDLKLIKKRGYNLKLLEKVVEILINREKLSVKNKDYALKNKYLGYRECCITSDWLLVYKIKGEELIFLTTKTKTPSSLF
- a CDS encoding helix-turn-helix domain-containing protein, translated to MENVGKRLKSLREKYKFSLEEVARKIKSSAGAISRYENNERKINSESLIKLSNLYNVSPEYILYGINKDSSNLESSIISFFNNENIDFKEKEELFNKIQNAFFKEKFK
- a CDS encoding type IV toxin-antitoxin system AbiEi family antitoxin domain-containing protein; protein product: MLKITNDKLNNFFENSTIITVKKAEKIGIKRQTLSNLCKKGILERVKQGVYQKSDTITDEFMKIQKNNNVIFSNTTALYFHNLTDRVPNTISITVPQGYNVLHITKKFENLKIHYVKKEIFESGKIETLSKMGAKIYIYDKERTICDIIKNKEKIDVDVFSKALKLFFKDKDIKVRKLIKYSKELKVEKKVREYLEVLI